Proteins encoded by one window of Brienomyrus brachyistius isolate T26 chromosome 1, BBRACH_0.4, whole genome shotgun sequence:
- the armc3 gene encoding armadillo repeat-containing protein 3 isoform X1: MGKKVRKEPETPSKETFDPLSIESKKAATVILMLSSTEEEVLAKACEAILRYAEKGDENKSSLVGLGVMEPLCHLLSHGDSLVSRNAVMALGVMASNNDVKGVLKKMDIIPSVISKLSPDGDVVVHEFATLCLAALSTEFTNKIRICDNNGLDPLINLLSSPDPDVQKNSLECIYNLVQDLPNCTAVCRLHGIPPLLHLLHSEFPVIQQLVLCTLERVTSDAEARSALRGEQGFHQLLELLSSREHSDLHAEALRVISNCLEDAGSLPFLQESGKLDQLLQFLASPASPEVLNAAAKAVSRMARSGENRKLLHEHDVESALVNLLATDNDHVRATACQAMTGMSENDASKDKFRQLDVIRAIVPLLANESGELREAAAQTLSRLTNGSPPNSQAVYEAEGVGPLVHLLQDPRSGAMAHAAAVLANMAAQEPLRRSILARFGMRCLVGPLQAADAHTLTSAALAVSALACDADGRKEFRNAGGLAPLVKLLSSKDSEIRRNACWAVRVCANDEPTATEMYKLGALEILQDINMSANSRNRFSEAAFQQLLDSNLSVKYSLGGQLTSSDITGDGFYDPGQARPGQRVLPLEDLARQHVNQHRPVIAVNGKPDYLISTESSDNKLQDVPSPSCSSTVLNKSGVRSPSKVRSKVRREEDRRKDKDESGPQPDTSGVKPWTQQCDADLHGLVLEASRTVSPLRDERDRCATLAKLVSDAMGGTVARDELDRFMWEIHLSELKLQLQSNVIPIGRIKKGTFSHRALLFKVLADGIGLSCSLERGEYNRAWNKVRLTEGPPDIHGCYCRPRTYIVDLMHSPGVLMRSDSPEAIRYQTI, translated from the exons ATGGGGAAGAAAGTGAGGAAAGAGCCTGAGACTCCCTCCAAAGAAACA TTTGACCCTCTGTCAATCGAGAGCAAGAAGGCAGCCACCGTTATCCTGATGCTGAGCTCCACTGAAGAGGAAGTCTTGGCCAAAGCATGTGAAGCCATCCTGAGATACGCAGAAAAAG GTGATGAAAACAAGAGCTCCTTGGTGGGGCTGGGAGTTATGGAACCTTTATGCCATCTGTTATCTCACGGGGACAGTCTAGTGAGCAGGAATGCTGTTATGGCCTTGGGGGTTATGGCATCTAACA ATGATGTTAAAGGAGTTTTGAAGAAAATGGATATCATACCTTCAGTTATCAGCAAATTGTCACCAGACG GGGATGTTGTTGTCCATGAATTTGCCACCTTGTGTCTGGCCGCCCTATCCACTGAATTTACCAACAAGATCCGAATCTGTGACAACAATGGATTGGATCCACTAATCAATCTCCTGTCAAGCCCAGATCCTGATGTGCAGAAGAATTCTCTAGAATGCATTTATAACCTTGTTCAG GACCTCCCGAACTGCACAGCCGTGTGCAGACTTCATGGCATCCCACCCCTGCTACACCTCCTGCACTCCGAGTTCCCCGTCATCCAGCAGCTAGTCCTCTGCACGCTGGAGAGGGTCACCTCCGATGCAGAGGCGCGTTCCGCCCTCCGGGGGGAGCAGGGCTTCCACCAGCTGCTGGAGCTTCTGTCATCCAGA GAGCACAGTGACCTGCACGCTGAGGCCTTGAGGGTGATCTCCAACTGCTTGGAGGATGCTGGTTCCTTGCCATTCCTTCAGGAATCTGGGAAGCTGGACCAGCTTCTGCAGTTTCTGGCCTCTCCTGCTTCCCCGGAGGTGCTGAACGCGGCGGCCAAGGCTGTTTCCAGGATGGCCAGGAGTG GTGAGAACCGGAAACTCCTGCATGAACACGATGTGGAAAGTGCTCTCGTTAACCTCCTGGCCACGGATAATGACCACGTGCGGGCTACCGCCTGCCAGGCAATGACAGGCATGAGTGAGAATGATGCCAGCAAAGACAAGTTCAGGCAATTGG ATGTGATCCGGGCCATAGTCCCGCTCCTGGCCAATGAGAGTGGAGAGCTGAGGGAGGCTGCTGCCCAGACTTTGTCCAGACTGACCAATGGCAGCCCACCCAACTCTCA GGCGGTGTATGAGGCAGAGGGGGTAGGGCCTCTGGTGCACCTGCTGCAGGACCCTCGGTCTGGGGCCATGGCTCATGCGGCGGCTGTCCTGGCCAACATGGCGGCCCAGGAGCCTCTACGGCGCAGCATCCTGGCCCGTTTTGGCATGCGGTGCCTGGTGGGGCCCCTGCAGGCGGCTGATGCTCACACGCTCACCAGCGCAGCCCTGGCGGTGTCTGCTCTGGCGTGTGATGCTGACGGCAGGAAGGAG TTTAGGAACGCGGGTGGCCTAGCCCCTCTGGTCAAACTGCTGAGCTCCAAAGACAGTGAGATCCGTCGCAATGCATGCTGGGCTGTTCGTGTGTGTGCCAACGATGAGCCTACAGCCACTGAGATGTACAAGCTGGG AGCCCTAGAAATCCTACAGGACATTAACATGTCAGCAAACAGCAGGAATAGATTCAGTGAAGCTGCATTTCAGCAGCTGTTGGACAGCAACCTGTCAGTCAAGTACAGCCTGGGCGGTCAGCTGACGTCGTCTGACATCACCGGCGATGGATTTTATGATCCCGGACAG GCGCGGCCTGGTCAACGGGTTCTTCCTCTGGAGGATCTGGCCAGACAGCATGTCAACCAGCACCGGCCAGTCATCGCGGTTAATGGAAAACCAGACTACCT GATATCCACTGAGTCCTCCGACAATAAACTGCAAGATGTCCCAAGCCCTTCCTGTTCCTCGACCGTCCTGAACAAGAGCGGTGTGAGATCCCCCAG TAAGGTAAGGAGCAAGGTCAGGAGAGAGGAGGACAGGCGGAAGGATAAGGATGAGAGTGGACCTCAGCCTGATACTTCGGGGGTGAAGCCGTGGACCCAGCAGTGTGACGCTGATCTCCATGGCCTGGTCCTGGAGGCCAGCAGGACTGTTTCGCCTCTACGTGATGAGAGGGACCGCTGTGCCACTCTAGCCAA GTTGGTGAGCGACGCCATGGGTGGCACTGTGGCCCGGGACGAGCTGGACCGCTTCATGTGGGAGATACATCTCAGCGAGCTGAAGCTTCAGCTCCAGTCCAACGTCATCCCCATTGGGAGGATCAAAAAAGGGACGTTCTCCCACCGAGCCCTGCTGTTCAAG GTGCTAGCTGACGGGATCGGGCTGAGCTGCAGCCTGGAACGTGGGGAGTACAACCGGGCCTGGAACAAGGTCCGACTGACTGAGGGTCCCCCCGATATCCATGGATGCTACTGCCGACCCCGGACCTACATAGTGGACCTCATGCACTCCCCAGGTGTCCTCATGAGGAGCGATTCACCGGAAGCCATCCGATACCAGACCATCTGA
- the armc3 gene encoding armadillo repeat-containing protein 3 isoform X2, translated as MGKKVRKEPETPSKETFDPLSIESKKAATVILMLSSTEEEVLAKACEAILRYAEKGDENKSSLVGLGVMEPLCHLLSHGDSLVSRNAVMALGVMASNNDVKGVLKKMDIIPSVISKLSPDGDVVVHEFATLCLAALSTEFTNKIRICDNNGLDPLINLLSSPDPDVQKNSLECIYNLVQDLPNCTAVCRLHGIPPLLHLLHSEFPVIQQLVLCTLERVTSDAEARSALRGEQGFHQLLELLSSREHSDLHAEALRVISNCLEDAGSLPFLQESGKLDQLLQFLASPASPEVLNAAAKAVSRMARSGENRKLLHEHDVESALVNLLATDNDHVRATACQAMTGMSENDASKDKFRQLDVIRAIVPLLANESGELREAAAQTLSRLTNGSPPNSQAVYEAEGVGPLVHLLQDPRSGAMAHAAAVLANMAAQEPLRRSILARFGMRCLVGPLQAADAHTLTSAALAVSALACDADGRKEARPGQRVLPLEDLARQHVNQHRPVIAVNGKPDYLISTESSDNKLQDVPSPSCSSTVLNKSGVRSPSKVRSKVRREEDRRKDKDESGPQPDTSGVKPWTQQCDADLHGLVLEASRTVSPLRDERDRCATLAKLVSDAMGGTVARDELDRFMWEIHLSELKLQLQSNVIPIGRIKKGTFSHRALLFKVLADGIGLSCSLERGEYNRAWNKVRLTEGPPDIHGCYCRPRTYIVDLMHSPGVLMRSDSPEAIRYQTI; from the exons ATGGGGAAGAAAGTGAGGAAAGAGCCTGAGACTCCCTCCAAAGAAACA TTTGACCCTCTGTCAATCGAGAGCAAGAAGGCAGCCACCGTTATCCTGATGCTGAGCTCCACTGAAGAGGAAGTCTTGGCCAAAGCATGTGAAGCCATCCTGAGATACGCAGAAAAAG GTGATGAAAACAAGAGCTCCTTGGTGGGGCTGGGAGTTATGGAACCTTTATGCCATCTGTTATCTCACGGGGACAGTCTAGTGAGCAGGAATGCTGTTATGGCCTTGGGGGTTATGGCATCTAACA ATGATGTTAAAGGAGTTTTGAAGAAAATGGATATCATACCTTCAGTTATCAGCAAATTGTCACCAGACG GGGATGTTGTTGTCCATGAATTTGCCACCTTGTGTCTGGCCGCCCTATCCACTGAATTTACCAACAAGATCCGAATCTGTGACAACAATGGATTGGATCCACTAATCAATCTCCTGTCAAGCCCAGATCCTGATGTGCAGAAGAATTCTCTAGAATGCATTTATAACCTTGTTCAG GACCTCCCGAACTGCACAGCCGTGTGCAGACTTCATGGCATCCCACCCCTGCTACACCTCCTGCACTCCGAGTTCCCCGTCATCCAGCAGCTAGTCCTCTGCACGCTGGAGAGGGTCACCTCCGATGCAGAGGCGCGTTCCGCCCTCCGGGGGGAGCAGGGCTTCCACCAGCTGCTGGAGCTTCTGTCATCCAGA GAGCACAGTGACCTGCACGCTGAGGCCTTGAGGGTGATCTCCAACTGCTTGGAGGATGCTGGTTCCTTGCCATTCCTTCAGGAATCTGGGAAGCTGGACCAGCTTCTGCAGTTTCTGGCCTCTCCTGCTTCCCCGGAGGTGCTGAACGCGGCGGCCAAGGCTGTTTCCAGGATGGCCAGGAGTG GTGAGAACCGGAAACTCCTGCATGAACACGATGTGGAAAGTGCTCTCGTTAACCTCCTGGCCACGGATAATGACCACGTGCGGGCTACCGCCTGCCAGGCAATGACAGGCATGAGTGAGAATGATGCCAGCAAAGACAAGTTCAGGCAATTGG ATGTGATCCGGGCCATAGTCCCGCTCCTGGCCAATGAGAGTGGAGAGCTGAGGGAGGCTGCTGCCCAGACTTTGTCCAGACTGACCAATGGCAGCCCACCCAACTCTCA GGCGGTGTATGAGGCAGAGGGGGTAGGGCCTCTGGTGCACCTGCTGCAGGACCCTCGGTCTGGGGCCATGGCTCATGCGGCGGCTGTCCTGGCCAACATGGCGGCCCAGGAGCCTCTACGGCGCAGCATCCTGGCCCGTTTTGGCATGCGGTGCCTGGTGGGGCCCCTGCAGGCGGCTGATGCTCACACGCTCACCAGCGCAGCCCTGGCGGTGTCTGCTCTGGCGTGTGATGCTGACGGCAGGAAGGAG GCGCGGCCTGGTCAACGGGTTCTTCCTCTGGAGGATCTGGCCAGACAGCATGTCAACCAGCACCGGCCAGTCATCGCGGTTAATGGAAAACCAGACTACCT GATATCCACTGAGTCCTCCGACAATAAACTGCAAGATGTCCCAAGCCCTTCCTGTTCCTCGACCGTCCTGAACAAGAGCGGTGTGAGATCCCCCAG TAAGGTAAGGAGCAAGGTCAGGAGAGAGGAGGACAGGCGGAAGGATAAGGATGAGAGTGGACCTCAGCCTGATACTTCGGGGGTGAAGCCGTGGACCCAGCAGTGTGACGCTGATCTCCATGGCCTGGTCCTGGAGGCCAGCAGGACTGTTTCGCCTCTACGTGATGAGAGGGACCGCTGTGCCACTCTAGCCAA GTTGGTGAGCGACGCCATGGGTGGCACTGTGGCCCGGGACGAGCTGGACCGCTTCATGTGGGAGATACATCTCAGCGAGCTGAAGCTTCAGCTCCAGTCCAACGTCATCCCCATTGGGAGGATCAAAAAAGGGACGTTCTCCCACCGAGCCCTGCTGTTCAAG GTGCTAGCTGACGGGATCGGGCTGAGCTGCAGCCTGGAACGTGGGGAGTACAACCGGGCCTGGAACAAGGTCCGACTGACTGAGGGTCCCCCCGATATCCATGGATGCTACTGCCGACCCCGGACCTACATAGTGGACCTCATGCACTCCCCAGGTGTCCTCATGAGGAGCGATTCACCGGAAGCCATCCGATACCAGACCATCTGA
- the armc3 gene encoding armadillo repeat-containing protein 3 isoform X4 yields the protein MGKKVRKEPETPSKETFDPLSIESKKAATVILMLSSTEEEVLAKACEAILRYAEKGDENKSSLVGLGVMEPLCHLLSHGDSLVSRNAVMALGVMASNNDVKGVLKKMDIIPSVISKLSPDGDVVVHEFATLCLAALSTEFTNKIRICDNNGLDPLINLLSSPDPDVQKNSLECIYNLVQDLPNCTAVCRLHGIPPLLHLLHSEFPVIQQLVLCTLERVTSDAEARSALRGEQGFHQLLELLSSREHSDLHAEALRVISNCLEDAGSLPFLQESGKLDQLLQFLASPASPEVLNAAAKAVSRMARSGENRKLLHEHDVESALVNLLATDNDHVRATACQAMTGMSENDASKDKFRQLDVIRAIVPLLANESGELREAAAQTLSRLTNGSPPNSQAVYEAEGVGPLVHLLQDPRSGAMAHAAAVLANMAAQEPLRRSILARFGMRCLVGPLQAADAHTLTSAALAVSALACDADGRKEFRNAGGLAPLVKLLSSKDSEIRRNACWAVRVCANDEPTATEMYKLGALEILQDINMSANSRNRFSEAAFQQLLDSNLSVKYSLGGQLTSSDITGDGFYDPGQARPGQRVLPLEDLARQHVNQHRPVIAVNGKPDYLISTESSDNKLQDVPSPSCSSTVLNKSGVRSPSKVRSKVRREEDRRKDKDESGPQPDTSGVKPWTQQCDADLHGLVLEASRTVSPLRDERDRCATLANWTVFCGYSGW from the exons ATGGGGAAGAAAGTGAGGAAAGAGCCTGAGACTCCCTCCAAAGAAACA TTTGACCCTCTGTCAATCGAGAGCAAGAAGGCAGCCACCGTTATCCTGATGCTGAGCTCCACTGAAGAGGAAGTCTTGGCCAAAGCATGTGAAGCCATCCTGAGATACGCAGAAAAAG GTGATGAAAACAAGAGCTCCTTGGTGGGGCTGGGAGTTATGGAACCTTTATGCCATCTGTTATCTCACGGGGACAGTCTAGTGAGCAGGAATGCTGTTATGGCCTTGGGGGTTATGGCATCTAACA ATGATGTTAAAGGAGTTTTGAAGAAAATGGATATCATACCTTCAGTTATCAGCAAATTGTCACCAGACG GGGATGTTGTTGTCCATGAATTTGCCACCTTGTGTCTGGCCGCCCTATCCACTGAATTTACCAACAAGATCCGAATCTGTGACAACAATGGATTGGATCCACTAATCAATCTCCTGTCAAGCCCAGATCCTGATGTGCAGAAGAATTCTCTAGAATGCATTTATAACCTTGTTCAG GACCTCCCGAACTGCACAGCCGTGTGCAGACTTCATGGCATCCCACCCCTGCTACACCTCCTGCACTCCGAGTTCCCCGTCATCCAGCAGCTAGTCCTCTGCACGCTGGAGAGGGTCACCTCCGATGCAGAGGCGCGTTCCGCCCTCCGGGGGGAGCAGGGCTTCCACCAGCTGCTGGAGCTTCTGTCATCCAGA GAGCACAGTGACCTGCACGCTGAGGCCTTGAGGGTGATCTCCAACTGCTTGGAGGATGCTGGTTCCTTGCCATTCCTTCAGGAATCTGGGAAGCTGGACCAGCTTCTGCAGTTTCTGGCCTCTCCTGCTTCCCCGGAGGTGCTGAACGCGGCGGCCAAGGCTGTTTCCAGGATGGCCAGGAGTG GTGAGAACCGGAAACTCCTGCATGAACACGATGTGGAAAGTGCTCTCGTTAACCTCCTGGCCACGGATAATGACCACGTGCGGGCTACCGCCTGCCAGGCAATGACAGGCATGAGTGAGAATGATGCCAGCAAAGACAAGTTCAGGCAATTGG ATGTGATCCGGGCCATAGTCCCGCTCCTGGCCAATGAGAGTGGAGAGCTGAGGGAGGCTGCTGCCCAGACTTTGTCCAGACTGACCAATGGCAGCCCACCCAACTCTCA GGCGGTGTATGAGGCAGAGGGGGTAGGGCCTCTGGTGCACCTGCTGCAGGACCCTCGGTCTGGGGCCATGGCTCATGCGGCGGCTGTCCTGGCCAACATGGCGGCCCAGGAGCCTCTACGGCGCAGCATCCTGGCCCGTTTTGGCATGCGGTGCCTGGTGGGGCCCCTGCAGGCGGCTGATGCTCACACGCTCACCAGCGCAGCCCTGGCGGTGTCTGCTCTGGCGTGTGATGCTGACGGCAGGAAGGAG TTTAGGAACGCGGGTGGCCTAGCCCCTCTGGTCAAACTGCTGAGCTCCAAAGACAGTGAGATCCGTCGCAATGCATGCTGGGCTGTTCGTGTGTGTGCCAACGATGAGCCTACAGCCACTGAGATGTACAAGCTGGG AGCCCTAGAAATCCTACAGGACATTAACATGTCAGCAAACAGCAGGAATAGATTCAGTGAAGCTGCATTTCAGCAGCTGTTGGACAGCAACCTGTCAGTCAAGTACAGCCTGGGCGGTCAGCTGACGTCGTCTGACATCACCGGCGATGGATTTTATGATCCCGGACAG GCGCGGCCTGGTCAACGGGTTCTTCCTCTGGAGGATCTGGCCAGACAGCATGTCAACCAGCACCGGCCAGTCATCGCGGTTAATGGAAAACCAGACTACCT GATATCCACTGAGTCCTCCGACAATAAACTGCAAGATGTCCCAAGCCCTTCCTGTTCCTCGACCGTCCTGAACAAGAGCGGTGTGAGATCCCCCAG TAAGGTAAGGAGCAAGGTCAGGAGAGAGGAGGACAGGCGGAAGGATAAGGATGAGAGTGGACCTCAGCCTGATACTTCGGGGGTGAAGCCGTGGACCCAGCAGTGTGACGCTGATCTCCATGGCCTGGTCCTGGAGGCCAGCAGGACTGTTTCGCCTCTACGTGATGAGAGGGACCGCTGTGCCACTCTAGCCAA CTGGACTGTGTTCTGCGGGTACTCAGGTTGGTGA
- the armc3 gene encoding armadillo repeat-containing protein 3 isoform X3, with amino-acid sequence MGKKVRKEPETPSKETFDPLSIESKKAATVILMLSSTEEEVLAKACEAILRYAEKGDENKSSLVGLGVMEPLCHLLSHGDSLVSRNAVMALGVMASNNDVKGVLKKMDIIPSVISKLSPDGDVVVHEFATLCLAALSTEFTNKIRICDNNGLDPLINLLSSPDPDVQKNSLECIYNLVQDLPNCTAVCRLHGIPPLLHLLHSEFPVIQQLVLCTLERVTSDAEARSALRGEQGFHQLLELLSSREHSDLHAEALRVISNCLEDAGSLPFLQESGKLDQLLQFLASPASPEVLNAAAKAVSRMARSGENRKLLHEHDVESALVNLLATDNDHVRATACQAMTGMSENDASKDKFRQLDVIRAIVPLLANESGELREAAAQTLSRLTNGSPPNSQAVYEAEGVGPLVHLLQDPRSGAMAHAAAVLANMAAQEPLRRSILARFGMRCLVGPLQAADAHTLTSAALAVSALACDADGRKEFRNAGGLAPLVKLLSSKDSEIRRNACWAVRVCANDEPTATEMYKLGALEILQDINMSANSRNRFSEAAFQQLLDSNLSVKYSLGGQLTSSDITGDGFYDPGQARPGQRVLPLEDLARQHVNQHRPVIAVNGKPDYLISTESSDNKLQDVPSPSCSSTVLNKSGVRSPSKVRSKVRREEDRRKDKDESGPQPDTSGVKPWTQQCDADLHGLVLEASRTVSPLRDERDRCATLANPLYLSTGSCAVPCGVTDYVP; translated from the exons ATGGGGAAGAAAGTGAGGAAAGAGCCTGAGACTCCCTCCAAAGAAACA TTTGACCCTCTGTCAATCGAGAGCAAGAAGGCAGCCACCGTTATCCTGATGCTGAGCTCCACTGAAGAGGAAGTCTTGGCCAAAGCATGTGAAGCCATCCTGAGATACGCAGAAAAAG GTGATGAAAACAAGAGCTCCTTGGTGGGGCTGGGAGTTATGGAACCTTTATGCCATCTGTTATCTCACGGGGACAGTCTAGTGAGCAGGAATGCTGTTATGGCCTTGGGGGTTATGGCATCTAACA ATGATGTTAAAGGAGTTTTGAAGAAAATGGATATCATACCTTCAGTTATCAGCAAATTGTCACCAGACG GGGATGTTGTTGTCCATGAATTTGCCACCTTGTGTCTGGCCGCCCTATCCACTGAATTTACCAACAAGATCCGAATCTGTGACAACAATGGATTGGATCCACTAATCAATCTCCTGTCAAGCCCAGATCCTGATGTGCAGAAGAATTCTCTAGAATGCATTTATAACCTTGTTCAG GACCTCCCGAACTGCACAGCCGTGTGCAGACTTCATGGCATCCCACCCCTGCTACACCTCCTGCACTCCGAGTTCCCCGTCATCCAGCAGCTAGTCCTCTGCACGCTGGAGAGGGTCACCTCCGATGCAGAGGCGCGTTCCGCCCTCCGGGGGGAGCAGGGCTTCCACCAGCTGCTGGAGCTTCTGTCATCCAGA GAGCACAGTGACCTGCACGCTGAGGCCTTGAGGGTGATCTCCAACTGCTTGGAGGATGCTGGTTCCTTGCCATTCCTTCAGGAATCTGGGAAGCTGGACCAGCTTCTGCAGTTTCTGGCCTCTCCTGCTTCCCCGGAGGTGCTGAACGCGGCGGCCAAGGCTGTTTCCAGGATGGCCAGGAGTG GTGAGAACCGGAAACTCCTGCATGAACACGATGTGGAAAGTGCTCTCGTTAACCTCCTGGCCACGGATAATGACCACGTGCGGGCTACCGCCTGCCAGGCAATGACAGGCATGAGTGAGAATGATGCCAGCAAAGACAAGTTCAGGCAATTGG ATGTGATCCGGGCCATAGTCCCGCTCCTGGCCAATGAGAGTGGAGAGCTGAGGGAGGCTGCTGCCCAGACTTTGTCCAGACTGACCAATGGCAGCCCACCCAACTCTCA GGCGGTGTATGAGGCAGAGGGGGTAGGGCCTCTGGTGCACCTGCTGCAGGACCCTCGGTCTGGGGCCATGGCTCATGCGGCGGCTGTCCTGGCCAACATGGCGGCCCAGGAGCCTCTACGGCGCAGCATCCTGGCCCGTTTTGGCATGCGGTGCCTGGTGGGGCCCCTGCAGGCGGCTGATGCTCACACGCTCACCAGCGCAGCCCTGGCGGTGTCTGCTCTGGCGTGTGATGCTGACGGCAGGAAGGAG TTTAGGAACGCGGGTGGCCTAGCCCCTCTGGTCAAACTGCTGAGCTCCAAAGACAGTGAGATCCGTCGCAATGCATGCTGGGCTGTTCGTGTGTGTGCCAACGATGAGCCTACAGCCACTGAGATGTACAAGCTGGG AGCCCTAGAAATCCTACAGGACATTAACATGTCAGCAAACAGCAGGAATAGATTCAGTGAAGCTGCATTTCAGCAGCTGTTGGACAGCAACCTGTCAGTCAAGTACAGCCTGGGCGGTCAGCTGACGTCGTCTGACATCACCGGCGATGGATTTTATGATCCCGGACAG GCGCGGCCTGGTCAACGGGTTCTTCCTCTGGAGGATCTGGCCAGACAGCATGTCAACCAGCACCGGCCAGTCATCGCGGTTAATGGAAAACCAGACTACCT GATATCCACTGAGTCCTCCGACAATAAACTGCAAGATGTCCCAAGCCCTTCCTGTTCCTCGACCGTCCTGAACAAGAGCGGTGTGAGATCCCCCAG TAAGGTAAGGAGCAAGGTCAGGAGAGAGGAGGACAGGCGGAAGGATAAGGATGAGAGTGGACCTCAGCCTGATACTTCGGGGGTGAAGCCGTGGACCCAGCAGTGTGACGCTGATCTCCATGGCCTGGTCCTGGAGGCCAGCAGGACTGTTTCGCCTCTACGTGATGAGAGGGACCGCTGTGCCACTCTAGCCAA TCCTCTGTATTTAAGCACCGGATCCTGCGCTGTTCCCTGTGGAGTCACTGACTATGTTCCCTGA